One Candidatus Parvarchaeota archaeon genomic window, TTAAACATATTGCCTAAGTTTTTTTGACTGTCCTTTGCCCTCGTATGGTCAAAGGTGGGTGATTTAAAATTAAACATGGCAATCTGTTATAAATTAGGAATAAACATGTTTATATACGTTGGTATAACTAGTAGAATTTAGGTTTAACTAATATGATTAAGTATTCAGTTTTACTAAACCCATTTCAGTCTTTTATTCTGACTTGTCTAATCGCTATTCCTGCCTCAGCAAGAAGCTTCAGGGAAAGCTCGGAGAGAGGGTACGCTTCATTGTATACAACTTCCTTTAGACCTGCATTGATTATCATCTTGGTGCAGGTGAGGCAGGGGGAATAAGTCGTATATATTGTCGCCTCTTTTATTGAAATGCCATGGTACGATGCTTGGACTATTGCGTTTTCCTCTCCGTGCGAGCAAACGCACTCTTCTAGTTTTGTGCCCGAATCTGCAAATGCGTTGCACCTGGCGCATCCGCCCTCCGAGCAGTTTCTTGTGCCTCTGGGCGTGCCGTTGTATCCGGTGGAAATTATTCTTTTATCCTTGACAATCAAGGCAGCAACATGGCGCTTAATGCAGTTGCTTCTGCTAGCAACTATTTTTGCAATGCCCATGAAATACTCATCCCATGTAGGCCGGTCGGTTTTATATTCTGTTGAAAGCTCACCCAAAAGCTTGTCAAGAGATTCGTACAATCGCTTAAAATCAGAATCATTGACTACTTTTTTTGTTGCCATCTGGAATACTTGCGCAAGTTGTTGGCGGTTTTTATCTTGGCTGGCAAGTTCGGCTTTTTCAAGCGCCAAAAAACCTTCCAGGGTTTTTGGGTCGCCTTCCCTTGAGCGGGCTTTCATGCGCTCAAAGCGCACTTCTGCAGGTGCAGTAAAATACACAAGATTGAAATTTGGGAGTTTTTTTAGTTCATTGACCTCATTTGGATTGCGAACTGAGATTATTACATAGTTTTTGCCCTTCTCTATTTTTGAAATTGTTTTTGCAGCCAAGACTCCGGGGCCATATTTTTCCCTAAGACGGTTGCCTTTTGCAATCAGGTTGTCCCTGGTGATTGCAGCTCCTTCTAATGCAAGCTCATCTCGTATTATGTCTGATAGTGACAGGTAGTAAAATCCTTTTTTCATCAGGTATTCTGCTGCAGTGTCCTTTCCCGCACAATTCTCGCCGCTCAACCCTATAATCATGTTTACCACCATTCAAATGCAGTCCCAAACCTTTTGTATGAGTAATCTGACTTTTATATAACTAGCTGGGCGGCCATACCTTTGCGTTCCAAGAATTTTGCAAAATCAGCCCGTTGTCCTGCTTTTGATTTATTCAAGAGGCAGCTAGTGTATTAAGGGGATTTCAGTTAAGGGAAATATATTTTCTATTGCCTTGGCAGGCTTAAGATGGCCGGTGAAATTCATAGAACCTATGATCGAATGCTCGTTTGAGCCGTTATTGTGTGGAAAAATCAAAAACCTTGATATGCTTGCATTGTCAAGAACCATATTGTCAATTTCGCGAGCGTTTAGGCCAAGAAGTTTTCCAATGATGCATTTGCCTGAGATGTAATGAAGAACAACAACGACGTGATTGCCATATCTGCCTTGCTTTATATCCGCAGCCACTTCTTCGGCTCGGTTTTGCATGTGATGCACGTTTTCTCCGCCAAGCGGAAGGTGGGAAACTGAAATCTCATTTCCTGTGGTGATTATGTGCGCCTGCTTTTTTAGTATCAAGGGAAGCGGCACAAGGGTCAGCTCCCCAAGACGTCTTTCATTGAGCTGGCCATAAGAAAA contains:
- a CDS encoding histidine phosphatase family protein translates to MTSLGTIKERLVEGPNGRVPAYKFVPLVTKLSKEHQITLSPTLAKKFTPENIFGSGCIYLREAINEMQTGPGVVKLTVIRHAQTPHNKKKIFQGDTNTPLSTHGKLQADLTGDFLSNEHVDTIIMTELERTQKTAEAIISRLKQNDQPSIFSYGQLNERRLGELTLVPLPLILKKQAHIITTGNEISVSHLPLGGENVHHMQNRAEEVAADIKQGRYGNHVVVVLHYISGKCIIGKLLGLNAREIDNMVLDNASISRFLIFPHNNGSNEHSIIGSMNFTGHLKPAKAIENIFPLTEIPLIH